The sequence below is a genomic window from Candidatus Hydrogenedentota bacterium.
GGGGACTTCGACGGGGACAATCCTTCCGCATACCCAATCTAACCGGCATTAGAACGGCGAGAACCAGTCGAGCACCCGTGTTACCAACCCACGGCGCTGGTTGTTCCACAGGGGCCCTTTGCCTTTGACGAGCACGCTGGCATCGGCGACCTGGGTCGACTGGATCGTATTCTGCGCCGTGATATCCTTGGATCGGATAATGCCGCTGACCGTGACGATGGAGTCGTCGCGATTCACCGTAACTTGCTTATCACCCGATATCTTCAGGTTGCCATTGGGAAATACTTCCACGACCGTACACGTGATGGAGGTTGTCAGTGTGTTGCGGCGTCGGGTATCGCCCGTGTTCTTGGTTTCATTTTCCGACTGAATGTCCCAGTTGGGAAGTTCGCCCGGATTGAGAATGTTGTTGCCGTCGGGCTGCTCGGCCACGAGGAAGGGGTTCGCGGCGGCGGCGGCATCCGCCTTGACGTCGCTTTCTTTCTTCGTGTTGGTGCCGGCGCTGGTCGTGGCATTCAGGGTTTCGCGGACGATCACGGTGACGATGTCGCCCACTTCAAAGCGATCCAGCTTCTCGGACACCGTGGTGGCGTCCTTGGCGGTTTGCTGGGAGAAAAGGGAATCCGCCGGCGCGCCGGAGGCCAACGCCGCGAGCACCACGGCCGTCAAGAATTTGTTTGTGTGCTTCATCGTACCTCCACTACCCCATCCGCGCGCACCACGCCCTGGAATTCTTCCTTGGTTACGGGATTGGCGCACACGATGACATCGCCTTCTTTCCCGTCCATCATGGCTTTCGCCTGATGCTGAATCTTGATGACCGAGGTGCTCAGTTCCACCGGCACCATCTGATTGCGCTTGATCAGGCGGCGCAACTCCACCACGCGGGTGGTCACCGGCTGCCCGGGAAAAATGGTCTTGCGCGCAACGAGGCCTTCCACCTCCGACATGTCCGTCACTGCCCCATCCGGCGCCGTGGCGAGAGAGACGGTCTGCATGACAAGCTGGCTTGCCGATACGGGACGCCCCCGGGGAATGTCGGCCGCGGCCACGACGATTTCCTGGTAGGTATCGATCGATGCGCGCAGGACAACGGTCCTGTAGAGCGCCCCATCGATCAGAACGTTTCCGCGAAAGTTGGCCGGACCCACGAATTTGTACTGGGGACTGGCGCGCCACTCGATGGTCATTTCCCCTTCCGGCGTCATGAGGTTCTGACGGGGCAGAGGCACGTCGATCTCGGTGACCTCCGGGTCCCACGGCATTTCCAGTTCAATGTACTCCCGCAGGGAGGCCGCCATGGCCTCCGGCGTCAGTTCGATCGACAGGGTCGTAGCGCGAATTTGTGAAGGACGATCAGGGTCCAGTTCGCCCAAATCGACGCCCGCATGCTCCAGGCGCGCTTCAACAAGGCTGGCGGTCAACTGCTTGGACGCGCCGGGCACCGCGGCGCCCGAAACCTCGATGGTCGCCAGACGCTCCATGAGTTCCGGCTCCTTCACCTCCACTAGATCGCTCAGGTAGACCTTGGGGCCTTTCACGAGAACTTCGTCCTTTATCTTTACGGTGCTCGCTTCATCCGCGGGCGCGATCACGGCGAAGAGCAGGCACAACGCCGCGCCGAG
It includes:
- a CDS encoding flagellar basal body L-ring protein FlgH, which gives rise to MKHTNKFLTAVVLAALASGAPADSLFSQQTAKDATTVSEKLDRFEVGDIVTVIVRETLNATTSAGTNTKKESDVKADAAAAANPFLVAEQPDGNNILNPGELPNWDIQSENETKNTGDTRRRNTLTTSITCTVVEVFPNGNLKISGDKQVTVNRDDSIVTVSGIIRSKDITAQNTIQSTQVADASVLVKGKGPLWNNQRRGLVTRVLDWFSPF
- the flgA gene encoding flagellar basal body P-ring formation protein FlgA translates to MNQRSNLRRALGAALCLLFAVIAPADEASTVKIKDEVLVKGPKVYLSDLVEVKEPELMERLATIEVSGAAVPGASKQLTASLVEARLEHAGVDLGELDPDRPSQIRATTLSIELTPEAMAASLREYIELEMPWDPEVTEIDVPLPRQNLMTPEGEMTIEWRASPQYKFVGPANFRGNVLIDGALYRTVVLRASIDTYQEIVVAAADIPRGRPVSASQLVMQTVSLATAPDGAVTDMSEVEGLVARKTIFPGQPVTTRVVELRRLIKRNQMVPVELSTSVIKIQHQAKAMMDGKEGDVIVCANPVTKEEFQGVVRADGVVEVR